ATTGTTGGGGAGAATCAATTGATTGAGATAGAAATGGTCCAACTGGGTTTTATAAGATATATTAGGAAGACCTTATTAATTCGGTTTAAGAAACCTAAAGCAGTATTTACATCGTCAGAGAGGTATTTGAACCTTCACGTCAGAAAGCTCCTCGTGATTAGGTAAAACAATAAAGAACTTGAAAGGAATACCTAAAAAATGAGGATTGGTTTGGGGCCTTCAAGTTTGTTTGGGGATTATCAAGCCTCAAACTAAGGTATAGATTTAGAAAATTATGAACATCTAGAATGAGTTTTCTGAAGTCACTCTTGAATTATGTATCCAAAAAGATTAATCTGAAGAAGGAATGATTTGGGAACATGGATGGATAGCTTTGGAAACTAAAGTGTGTTCTCATAAATTCCAAGGAAAATTTGGATCTCTTTCTCATCTTAGCTGCGGCGAATAATGTGAATCGATTGGATCCAGTCCTTAAAACTTGAGTGAGGTAGTTGCTCAATGCCATTCATGTTAACCACTGGTGGAGGTTTTAGCAGATGCAGATTGGAAATTAAAATTGAGAAGAAGCTTTGGAAATTAGGTAAGGATATATTACATGTTGCATTCCAACGTTGGGAAACAGATTCATAGAATAAATTTTAAAGGAATGTGGGCTACTTGAGGCAGACTTGGTCACATTTTGAAACCATGAGTATAATCCTCATATGTGGTCCCGTAGCTATTGAAAAATTGTATCTATGcattgaatttcaaaaactatGCTCGAGTTGGAAGTTAGTATTTATAGAATTTTGAAGATGTATTGGATCTGAAAAGTGCTTTATCCAGATTTGGACATGAAAATTAATTTGCATTgggttgattggtcatgaatcTGAGATTCAATTTTGATTGGGTTTGGTGTGAAAGTTGTTCTGTTTGGTCATGGGATTCTGAGAATTGgtttgattggatttgaaaGTGGGCTCATTTGGATTGGATGTCGTTTGACTCAAATGAAAACtagttttggattttggatatggAAACATTGGTCGTTCATTGAGATTTTAAACATACGGTGTGGTGtgtttaattttgaaaagttgatATCCTATTGGTTTAAGTTGCATTGATGACTTTTGAAGACATTATTCATTTAGCCTCAAGTTCAGCTTTTGGATCCATTCAAGAATTGAGCCATACTGAAAGAGACATTTTGATAGGAGAACTTGACTTTCACTTGTGACAATTATGAGACACCTCCCTAGGAACTCCCATTTTATATTGAACTCCATATGCAAATAGTTGCATCATTTGCTGTTGATTGCAGCATAAGAACTAGAAATGACAAGAGAGatggatttttttattgttgagGCAAAGAGTAGGGAGTTGAGAAGGTTTTGGCCTTGCAAAATTTTCTCTTCATAATTAAGATGGATAAACTTTTGCTTAAATTCCTGTATCTCAGCATACAAGTTGTTAAGGCAACTTTTTCACTATTGAAAGCCTTTGCAAGTGAAAATTTAAGCAAAAATGTTcacttagaaaaatgaaaattatgaccaccattttaaaagataaaaacgACAATTGTCTAGAAAAATTATCAAGCACTAGGCAAAATGAATGCTTCAAATTAATTTTGGCAAGAAAATTGCCTAAGGGCAACCTTTAGTGGGTCATacctattttttcaaatttaaactttgcCTTTTAGCTTCTTGTTTGTGTATTTTTCATCCTTTAATAACGAAAATCCATTACCTAAACTAGATACTCCCAAtcatattatttttcttattttcattaaCAATTATCGTTTTTGAGCTTATTCTCAAGCAAACAATTATCCTGatttttgaatatgtgaataggACCGACTTAAGTTCTATACCCAACACTGACAGATTATTACAtacgttgttatatatatacaagcttgcatttttttttttctatctttgGAGTTGCATGTCCTGCCTACCCTCTTGTATTTTCTTCCTTAAATTTTAGTAACTTAATTGGGAAATGCATGTAGCTCATTTTCTTTTAGCCGAAATGTAACTTTATTTCTATAATAATATAAGTGTTGGTTTACCTGTGTGAAAACTTTGCTGACCTTGGAACAGGTAGTTCTAGATTCTGGATCTATACAAGCTGGAATTACTTGTTCTAGTGAGCTAACACGAGATAAAAGATGCATAATTATGAGAAGATGTCGTCagttatgcaaatttgaaacaaaatatcCATCCTCATTCATATCTTGAATTGAgttctttaattttgaaaatttcatatcaCCCTGCATTTTAAGCCTTTTCACACGAATGAGTTTATTCATTCACAATAAAAAACACATTCAATATTTTTgattggacaaaaaaaaaactattaatttgtttttcttcatgacaAACTGGCCcggttggatatatatatatataaagagagagacagagtccATTACACTCGTGAGTGAACCTAACAGGTTTGCTCATTTAGAGCTTCtgttctttttataaaaaacataaagaaaaattaagaaattttttttgcattgctCCTCGACGTGTTGCATCGCTCATGGGCAATCGATTCCGTTCGAGGAGGAATAAGTTGAATCAGGGGACGACGGCTTAAAAAAAGGGGGCGATGGCCGCCTCTAACCTCTCCCCAGCAGccgattattttttatttttatctttcataaaaaaaactcgaGCGCCCGATGCTTACGAATATACTCGCAATCCTTTCGTCCTATTCATCTAAATCCTTCCCGGTCAACTTTGTCTCAGCTCCACATCTTCAATTGAATCGAGACGAGCTTATTATGAGCTTTCAAACAGCCAGAAATTCAGGAACTACCAAGTTCAATTTTCAGATCTACCGAAGAAACTTGAAAATCTCAAGGAGAGAGCGAGCGACGTAGGTGAGTCAAAAACTTGAATATCTAAAGGAGAGAttgagcgagagaaagagagagtaaaCACTACATGTCTGACCATGACGAAGTATGGAGGACACAGTAGAATTAAAAAATAGAGGTGGGGGCGGAGGTGGACCGATCATGGTGAAACTTCCGTTTTCCCCTCTTCGAGTTAAAGACCATGCAGCCCTGCGTTTCATGGatctcacacacacagagagagagagagagagagagagagagagagagcttcttGCTCCCGATAAAAGTTGTCGAATACTATTTGCCAAATTTCTCAATATTTGTAGCTTCCTGTCCCCCCCTCTCTCCTTCTAAAAGCTTTGCCTCCTCTCTCTATCAAGTGATAGAGAGGGATCTATTGTTTTCTCTCttaatttgttcatttgttATTGTTACCATTACTACTGGTTGCTCCCTGAGTTCTTGTATTATCTCTCTCTGTGGAAACTTGAACCCTTTCGCTAATTTTTCTAGATATGCAGCTCCCTTCCCCCACTCTTTGCGAGAACTTTTCTGCTATCTATCAcccagcaagagagagatgaaccaTTTTGTCTAGTGAGGAAGCAAATGTCTTTTGCAGTTTCCTTTATTGGGGCGTGAAGTTTTTGTctggaagaagatgagaaggAAAGATCCCAGACGTCACGGTAGAGCGAGGTTCTCTAATGGGGTCCTGGGCCTCTTCGTGTTCTTTGTGATCATCGTTTGCATTCTTTTCGTGGTCCACCATCGTCAGGAAGATGGATCTGCGTCCCGCCAGGTGATCCCTCTCCTCCCCTTGCCTCCTGGCTCTTTCCAGTTGAAAATTTCTTTATATCTATTCATCTCAATCGTAAAATGGTGGCTATCTAAGTTGTTGATGTGTGAATCTAATGTGTGAATTGGCTTTCACTTAAAGTTTGATTTGGAGTACATGAACTGATTAGCTCGTTCACTTAGTTTGAGTAATTTATTCGTGCTTCAATTTTTCAATGTGCGAAACGAACGCTACCAAGTTGTTTTTATGCATATGATACTCTAGATGCTAATTGAGAACATAtgcttgaaaaataataaatttgattttgtcttgaaaagatgGTGTCTTTCTGGTTTTGCATCTTTTTGTTTCACCTGATTGACTTGCTTTGAAACATTggcttttcttcctttcctgcCTGGTTGTGAACACTTATAATCCCTTCCTTGGTCGAAAGCTGGTTATCCTGTTTAACCGCTTTGGAGTAGCACCGAGTTAGCTAACATGTTTATGTAAGTCGCCTAACAACTCACTGAAAatctggaacaaacttcttcaCAAAGAATTAGGCTACACAAGATACTGATGCTCCTTTTATAGGAATATCACAGTTTCATGACCTGAACTTTCTAACCTCAATTTAATGGCACCGAACCTCCATTTTACGGCAATAGAATAGGATCCCATTAGAAGGGGCACCGTTAATCCAATTGAACACTGGACTGTTGACGTTTATTGCGATGAAGCTAAAATTCCAAACTATTGTATATGTTTTAACTTATTTGCTGCATTTGCCTGGAAGTTGGGCACAACTCTATCATAATTTCATAGACATGACTGCCTCTGACCATGTCTAGTCATTCTAATTGCCTCCTCCTCTGCAGCTGCCTTTTCTCCACACTTCTGATTCTCTTGCATAATCTTTCTAACATATATTGTCACTTTCTGACTTTTTTCTAATGACATCCCCATTGGTCAATTCCACTGTCTGATTGAAACAGGACGatcttttttgcttctcttttgGGATACTataaatttatgaaaagttgaagaaaatgacTTCTTGACGTGGTGGActccttaatctttgaaaataaataaatttaatatattcAAACTATAATTAAGTGAGTAACTAAATGCCTACCAAACAAATATGACCATATCAAGCAAGCTTTTCAGTTTGACCTATGCACCAGTGTCGCGTTGCATCTGGTTTTGGTGTAGGTGCTAGACATTGACATGGACATGAGAAAGCCAACTGAAAGATCTTAGGTGAACCAGACTTGCATATGTTTGTGCCTATATTTGGTTAGTTAATAGATGCAGGCAGGTAAGTGGAATTTTTTAGCTGACATTTTAGTTTATAATTTTCTGgtgaaatatataatttttttggctGTCCCAACATCATGACACGACACATCACGAGCAACGCCCTATGCTTTGCGAGTGCGGTCTCCTGGTTGGTAAAGACATTGACATCCTTCTGGTCACTACACACTGGTGGGTACACTGAGCTTCAGCCTTGTAACATGGGACAAACATTCTAGGTTTCAAGCGTGTCAATTTATCACCAGCTGCCCCTGCCAGATGAATGGAGCTGTCCTCTATCAATTTACTACAAAACGAATTCACCAAAACTGGCAAAAATTTCAACAGTAAGAATTGGCACCTAGATCTAATTGATGATCTTATCAAGAAAAAATTCTGATTAAATGACAAATTGGAGTTGATAAATAACAGAAAGAAGTATCTTTTGAAATTAGTAGTCTAAAAGTAAGGACCTTTTctttatccattttcaaaatttgaaacatttcaaattttaagaagtATAGAAACACACCTGCATTTTACAGATTTTGAAGATTACATCTAAAGTTTTTCTTTAGTTACTTACAAAAGTTGGTGGTTATATGGGTATTGCCTATGGCCTAGTTAGTACTaaattatgaaatatatataactGAAAGCTAGGTGTTTTACGATCCTGTTATGTTTCAAAAGCCATGTTTTCCTGTTTGAAAAGTACAGGAAAGcatacaaaaccaggttttttcaGGCCATTTCAATCCAAAACTGCTCTACTTGCTATCTAgttgttgatcatttgtgcAATGCACCGACCCCAGTTCAATTTCTAGATGTTTTCCTGGATGAACCTTTTATAGCATTCATAGTACTGGTGATCCATTCAGGCTTTGCAGGTGAAATTATGACCCACAAGTTGCTTGCATTCATAGCTTATGGTTGTTTTCTCATAATCTTTATACATTTCCTTCTGTGCTGTGTTCCGACATATTTTGCTATCTGAATGATGTTATGCTTTCATGCTCATCACTATTGGAAGTGCACTTACACTTTAATAGTAACATTTTGATCTATAATCTGGTTTTGAATTATTAGCAGCTTGTATTAGGAATTCTTGAGTAAATTATAAACCATAGTCAAAACGGTAATTTAATTTTTcgcgttttttaaaaaaaagcccGAAAAATTAAATTGCCGTCTAAAACTagaaaaacacattaaaaaaaacgttaaaaacgaaaaaaacacatttttaaccCTTCGTTAAtgactttttttaatatttttcacttttttcatttttttcattttttaaatgccaaacagttttttttttttcattttatgttttttatttgttgcaaatctacttatctttttatgtttgtgttattagtttctcacttattttattttcccctcatttttagtttttcttaagtatttaaaaatttactatatttttctcatttttttcaagctcgccgttaAGCAAGGGCATCGGGGCGGCCCAGCTTGATAAGGAGCTGGGCTCGGGTCAGCCCGACACTTGAAACCTGGgctcgggcccggcccggccatTCAAACCCGAGCCTGGCCTAGGGCTGACCtgattaaattaatttttttaatataaaataacatataaatgtaattaattgtaataaaatattatatttatatataaaaaattaataaaaataatattttgaaaaaaatatcagGCCCACTTGGGCTTATCGGGCCCAACCGGGGTTGCCCGATAAATTATTGGGCCGGCTTGGGCCCAATTCGAgctgggtaccgggtacctgCCAGCGGCCCGGTGCCACCTTactcgccgtattatactcgagaaaaacctcgccgtttagaACTCCACTATGTTATAAGCCCATCTTGTTGGCCTCCTGTAGGGTATGTGATTCCATCTCACGCTGAAGGTGCAGGTTGTACAGGATTAACTGGGCTAAACTTTCCTGTTTGATGGGCTTTCGACAGAGATAAAAATAGGTGGTCATTAAGACATTTGTGGAATCAAAGGCAGATCTGATTCATATTCAGATGCAGAAAAGCTTTACcaaatttatttaattacccCATAGTTTTATTGGATATCCATCAGAATCAGGTATGATACCCCAAAGTGAACATGCATGTTTCAGATTTGTTCTAAGAATCCTAACTAGCTCTAGTAAAGTTTTTGGACAAATCGGACACCTTTGCATCCCTAAATCACTTTTTGCTTCTCACAACCATATCCCAGTGCATACATACttacttatatacatatatgcacacacacacacacacacagatttATTTCTATTTGCTTGCATTTACCACTGCGACAATGTTACAGCAAATGTTATCGTTATTTGGGAATTTCAATATTGTAATCATGGacttgaaagagaaaatattgcaatatttatAAAATGTTGTGGACAATTCTGTAACAGTTGGAGAGCAGGTGGTAGGAGTATTGTAGAGGATTGTGTGGCAAAACCTTGGTTCTAGTCACAGCACTGGCACTCTGCCTTATGCTTTTCCATGGTATTGTCGTCCTCATAAAGTTTGGTGGTTGAGCTGTCCAAAGTTTACCTGACAAGGATGAGGCCTATTCAGTGGCCCAATCCTTGGAACTTCTACATCATACAAGAAAAGAAGTCGCAAAGTTGAGTTATAACATACAAAACAATGTAGAACGTATTTCTGGAAAGAAGTCAAACAAACAATTTTCCAACATGAAAAGAACACCAGTTAAAAGATCCAGTTTCTTTAGTTCACAGACCAAACCAAATTATTGCTTCCGTTTCTGTTGGTGGTTTTCTATATTCCGCCTAGGTGTTCCATTGTATATATAGTAGATGGAATTGGTTTattcatttcttgaaaatttaagtTAAATATTTGATTCTCTATGTATTGAATGAATTGTTGGTCTACTGAAGGCTTAGTAGTCAAAGGCATATGTGAGCATTCACCTGGGAGCTGAGTGCCAGACTGATCAACTGCATGACTAACCTAGGCAGAGCTTCCTAGTTGGTGCCTAGGTCACTGTAGTCAGCTAGGCTGAAACAACAAGGCACGAACCATGAGTTTTTATtctatttaattgattttttttttttcagtgaaaAGATAAAATCATAGAGTGATATGCATTTTTCATATAAGCACTATACATATCTGTTCATAACTGTTTACCCTTCAATATCAATTATTGTATTTCAATTTGCCTAAtcaatcttatatatatatatatatatatatatagatctatgtcacacgggtactcctccaaaggaggagtacccgtatggtaccggtacgacacggGTACCAGTACGGGTACGGGGTTGGGTACGCCTTTTTtgtgcgttgaccgtaccgggtacggtcaacgcaccggaggtcatttttgacctttttttgggcacggtcaactttgaccgagtccaaatgtgtcttttttttattttaacgatttttagattttaaagttttaaacgatTATAACGTTAAAAAAAAGCTCGAAActcttaaaacatgttttcgttttaagggtttcgtttCCTCTCATCGTGCGACGGCCAGCGACGGTAGGAGGCGAACGGCGACGGTGAAGGCGAAGGCAGTTGAACGGCGACGGTGATCGACGACGGTAGGAGGCGAACAGCGACGGGTTTCGTTTCCTCTCATCGTGCGACGGCCGGCGACAGGCAAAGGCGGCGACCGGCGACGAAAGGCGAAGACAGTTGAACGGCGACTGATCGGCGATGGTAGGAGGCGAACGGCGACGGCAGGAGGCGAACGGCGGcggtatatttttgtttttaccatgttttagttcattttcattggTTCTGCCCCTGCCTTCACCTCCGGCGACGACCGTTGGGCGTTGTATTGTTTCTGTTCTTTCACTATTATCTCTTGTTTTCTGTTTGCGTAGTTGATTCTCAATGAGTCCATCTTTTTTGCGtagttgttttctgtttttcgttGTATGCAGCGTGTTTTGTTTGGCCAACAGATTGCAGCgtgttttctgtttttcgttGGGTTCATCCCAATCTGCTGATGAACCCAAGTCCGATGTCTTTTGAGCATGTCCTTTGATAAATTGAAAAGAACTCCAAGCTTTATCACATCATATTCGTATTTTGGTATGCCTTGTCCAACAATGACCTATTCTTCTTTGGATGCATGCCTTCCCACGTCATATACTGAATCAATTATTCACTTATTCTGCATAGACTGCATATTCATTATTCTGTATTGCATGTTATATATTGATTGAGAAGAAATCCATTTGATATTGGTGTGAATCGTGTGATATATGTCCAATTACAATGTTATCTGCATGACTGCATCAGATATTGTCTTGTACTAATTAGGAACAAAGCtgatgtattttgaatgttaattatgagactgaggagaatgagaatgtatttatgaatatgacaatatgttattctgattgtgtaatttttgatatagatatgtgcaaatatgttatttttctgcattttttgacatatatatgtgtgtgtgtacggccgtaccccggtacccaagttttttgaaaatggtctgtacccgtaccagtaccggcacccgtaccagtaccggcacccgtacccgtacccatgtgacatagatatagatagatagatagatatgcATTTTTCATATAAGCACTATACATATCTGTTCATAACTGTTTAACCTTCAATATCAATTATTGTATTTCAATTTGCCTAAtcaatcttatatatatatatatatatatatatatatatatatatatatatatatttatatatatatattatatgcggttcatcatttttttattttttattttcttttacttttttggacCATCTAGGCAAAACCTAGGCCTTTTAGAAGGTCAACAGCATAGGCCTTCCTAGCACTTTTGACTACTACAATTGAAGGTTGGGTAGGatgtgtttttcttctttcttccttcagaTAAATACATTCTAATATTCTATGACTTTAAGTACTTTCAGTTGTCTTCCATATCTTGCCAGGGATGGACTATGTTCTTGATGAAGTCTTTCATTAAACACACACCTCCATTTGTTTATCTTATTATGCTCTTGGATGAGTTTTTAATGGTTGTGGGGCATTCTGCCCATGATGGCACATTAGTCCTGCatagatgttgaatttggatgtacatattaTCAACATAACATGCTTAAATCAACAGTTTTATTTTATAGTTGAAAGGAGAGTGCTCCTCATTTCATATGGTTCTCTTGTTCAAATCCCATAATGGACAAAAGCtcattgttttctcttgtgCAAATCTCTATAGCTTCTGGGTCGATCATTCTATTAATTGATGGGTCTCTTTTGCTCCTGAAAAGGATAAAAGCTGATTTATGCTCTTCTGATACTGCTAGATGCATGCAATGAATGAAGATGCTTCACATAGATCCTTGAATCTCATGGAAGAGATGCTGAGTGCCACTTCATTTTCACGGCAGTTGGCTGACCAAATAACTCTTGCAAAATCATATATAATTATTGCGAAAGAAAGCGATAATCAGCCCCTTGCTTGGGAGCTAAGTTTGCAGATCCGAGAAGCACAACTTTTACTGTCCAAGGCTGTCACAAGAGAAGCTCCAATCACACCCTATGAAGCTGAGCCTATTATCAAAGGGTTTGCATCTTTAATCTACAAGGCTAAAGAAGCTCACTATGATACTGCAACTACAATTATGTCACTGAAAGGGCATATTGAGTCTCTTGAAGAACGTGCCAATGCTGCTATTGCACAGAGCACTGTATTTGGACAATTAGCTGCTGAGGAATTACCAAAGAGTCTCTATTGTCTTGGCATCAAATTGACCCTTGAGTGGACCAGAAATCCTTCGattgaaaaacatgcaaaagaGCAGAAGAACTATCCCCAATTTATGGACAACCACCTCTACCACTTCTGCATATTTTCTGATAATATATTGGCCACCTCAGTTGTTGTAAATTCTACTGTTTGTAATGCTGATCATCCAAAGCAGCTTGTGTTTCACATTGTCACAGATGGCATCAACTACAAAGCCATGCAGGCTTGGTTTTTTTCCAACGATTACAAAGGAGCAACAGTTGATGTGCAAAATTTTGAGCAATTCAGTTGGTTGAACACTTCTTATGTTCCAGTTCTGAAACAACTCCATGATGATGAAGTACAGGCTTTCTACTTCAAGGGTGCTGAAGAGTTGAGCAGTGAACTCAAGTTTCGCAACCCCAAATACCTTTCTTTGCTGAACCATTTGAGATTCTACATACCTGATATCTATCCCTCATTGGAGAAGGTGGTTTTCCTTGATGATGATGTTGTAGTCCAAAAGGATCTGACCTCTCTCTTCTCAATTGATTTGCATGGGAATGTGAATGGTGCTGTGGAGACATGCCTTGAGTCCTTTCATCGTTATTACAAGTACCTTAATTTCTCAAATCCTGAGATTAGTGCAAAGTTTGATCCACAAGCTTGTGGATGGGCATTTGGCATGAATATATTTGATCTCATGGAATGGAAGAAAGCTAATGTGACAGGCCGATACCGGTATTGGCAAGAGAAGAATTCAGACCAAATGCTTTGGAAGCTGGGCACTCTGCCTGCTGGTCTCCTTGCATTTTATGGCTTGACAGAGCCCCTTGATCGCAGGTGGCAGACCTTGGGTTTGGGTTATGACTCAAATATTGATAACCGACTGATAGAAAGTGCATCTGTCATTCACTACAATGGCAACATGAAGCCATGGCTTAAGTTAGCAATTAGCAGGTACATTCCTCTTTGGGAGCGATATGTGAACTTTGCAATTCCAACTTTGCGTGAGTGCATCGGGCACTGATTCATCATTGGTTAGAAGCCCATTTTGTAGGACTTATTCTTGAATCCAGAATGCAACTGAAGAACTATATGCAATTGCATGAACATTGGAGAGTTCAATTGTTTGATTCTATTGTTCAGAAGATAAGGTGAAGGGCCTTCAGAATTCTTTGCCTCCAATCAATTTTTTGTAGCAATTGATTTTAGTGGATATACAGCAGATGCGTTAGTCATTTTTTCTGTAACTCTAGAGATTATTAGAATGATATGttggtaaatgaaaattttgcttgGGTTAGTGAGTTCTATCACATGCCATGCACACAAATCTTGTGAACATATGGCGGAACAACAAAGCAAAAACGAACTGAAGGCAGAACAAAGAATGGAGAGCTTTGATAAACTACGAAAATTAAGGTTTTCATCTTTGTTGCTTATGAAATCACAAAGAGAAACGAACGAAGGCAGTACAAAGCATGAAGAGCTTTGATAAACACTACTCTAATCAAGGTATTAAACTTTGTCGCTTTCCGACAGCTGTTCCAACTGAAAACTTGTCTCCTCAGAGTTCTTGAAGCCAAAGAAACTTCAATGTTCCAGAAAACCATTGGATAGTTCAGCTGTTGCTTATATACTGTCACAGGGGAATGCCTGGGAGAGCACCGCGCCCGTGTTGACAAGACTTGGGCATAGGACATGGCAGACTcgtattttgaatttttttgggtATGTCTTGGTATTTTTGTTTGGGTAATGGTAATCTATattttgtgaaatatttttttcttaaaattatatatatatatatatgtgtgtgtgtctaccATAGTTCATAGCTTATACAAAACAAATGGTGGTTAGATATACTTGCCACGATATTTCAAATTCCCctgttgccttttttttttccccctttcgCTCGGAAGGGTTGGTCTTGGAAACAGAGTTTGGTCATTTTTCGGTAGGTACCCAACTCTAATTAATTTGCAGCTTGCAACTTTTTTGACCCCAAGATGCATCTGTGTTTCTGCAGATGCAGATTCCCTTGACTGAACCAATGAAGTGGCTTCCTTTAGCAATGAGCTTACAGGACCATCACAGTCCTGAGAAGCCAAGTTTCTGTTTTACTTCTCTCCTAGATGCAGAAGTGTTAGATCATCCAACCACAACACGTAAATAGGTGGCCGAGGAATTTCAAAACTCAACagcttacaagttacaactaCTTATACTTTCAAGCTTCCAAAAAAAGTCAGATCCGCCAAACCTGCATCTTTCACTTTATCCAATCAACATCTTGTGGATTCAACCATTCAAGTACAGAAGTGGTTGGATCTGGTTTTGAATCGTCAATCAGAATTCAGGAAGAGTGACCTATCAAACTAGTACATGTTTAGCTGGATTGAACAATGTCCTTGTACATCCAAGTACATGAGTTCGTGGTCAGATCTGGCTTTGCAACGCCAAATCCAACTAAAAAT
Above is a window of Nymphaea colorata isolate Beijing-Zhang1983 chromosome 8, ASM883128v2, whole genome shotgun sequence DNA encoding:
- the LOC116259053 gene encoding hexosyltransferase GAUT11-like isoform X2; translation: MHAMNEDASHRSLNLMEEMLSATSFSRQLADQITLAKSYIIIAKESDNQPLAWELSLQIREAQLLLSKAVTREAPITPYEAEPIIKGFASLIYKAKEAHYDTATTIMSLKGHIESLEERANAAIAQSTVFGQLAAEELPKSLYCLGIKLTLEWTRNPSIEKHAKEQKNYPQFMDNHLYHFCIFSDNILATSVVVNSTVCNADHPKQLVFHIVTDGINYKAMQAWFFSNDYKGATVDVQNFEQFSWLNTSYVPVLKQLHDDEVQAFYFKGAEELSSELKFRNPKYLSLLNHLRFYIPDIYPSLEKVVFLDDDVVVQKDLTSLFSIDLHGNVNGAVETCLESFHRYYKYLNFSNPEISAKFDPQACGWAFGMNIFDLMEWKKANVTGRYRYWQEKNSDQMLWKLGTLPAGLLAFYGLTEPLDRRWQTLGLGYDSNIDNRLIESASVIHYNGNMKPWLKLAISRYIPLWERYVNFAIPTLRECIGH
- the LOC116259053 gene encoding hexosyltransferase GAUT11-like isoform X1, whose amino-acid sequence is MRRKDPRRHGRARFSNGVLGLFVFFVIIVCILFVVHHRQEDGSASRQMHAMNEDASHRSLNLMEEMLSATSFSRQLADQITLAKSYIIIAKESDNQPLAWELSLQIREAQLLLSKAVTREAPITPYEAEPIIKGFASLIYKAKEAHYDTATTIMSLKGHIESLEERANAAIAQSTVFGQLAAEELPKSLYCLGIKLTLEWTRNPSIEKHAKEQKNYPQFMDNHLYHFCIFSDNILATSVVVNSTVCNADHPKQLVFHIVTDGINYKAMQAWFFSNDYKGATVDVQNFEQFSWLNTSYVPVLKQLHDDEVQAFYFKGAEELSSELKFRNPKYLSLLNHLRFYIPDIYPSLEKVVFLDDDVVVQKDLTSLFSIDLHGNVNGAVETCLESFHRYYKYLNFSNPEISAKFDPQACGWAFGMNIFDLMEWKKANVTGRYRYWQEKNSDQMLWKLGTLPAGLLAFYGLTEPLDRRWQTLGLGYDSNIDNRLIESASVIHYNGNMKPWLKLAISRYIPLWERYVNFAIPTLRECIGH